The proteins below are encoded in one region of Deferribacter autotrophicus:
- the rplQ gene encoding 50S ribosomal protein L17, protein MRHRKAGKKLGRPTAHRVAMLRNMTISLVNNGRIETTLTRAKALRGFVEPLITLGKRGDLAARRLALRKLPNKDAVHKIFDEIAPIFKNRPGGYTRIIKTGFRKGDNARLAIIEFVDKPGEAPVAKETSETEKTEDQG, encoded by the coding sequence ATGCGTCATAGAAAAGCAGGAAAAAAGCTAGGGCGTCCTACTGCACATAGAGTTGCAATGCTTAGAAATATGACAATATCACTTGTTAATAATGGTAGAATTGAAACTACCTTAACTAGAGCTAAAGCATTAAGAGGTTTTGTAGAACCATTAATAACTTTGGGTAAAAGAGGTGATTTAGCCGCAAGAAGATTGGCTTTGCGCAAATTACCAAATAAGGATGCTGTACATAAAATATTTGATGAAATAGCTCCTATTTTTAAAAACAGGCCAGGTGGATATACTAGAATTATCAAAACCGGTTTTAGAAAAGGGGATAACGCAAGATTAGCAATTATTGAATTTGTAGATAAACCTGGTGAAGCACCAGTAGCTAAAGAAACTAGCGAAACAGAAAAGACTGAAGATCAAGGATAA
- a CDS encoding IS110 family transposase encodes MKNDKFAFFIGVDVSKDKFNCAIINNKLELLKEAEFQMDIDGFNSFYDLIKKYDSSIIALESTGSYHINLLASLVSKKKDVCLINPALIKKFAQSVTLRKTKTDKIDAVIIAKFIAKNIEHFNYFALPESNDIIALARMREHITQQIARVKTQLKQHLTVVFPELVANANVFTQSILHILKHMPTAEIIRNANEDDIQKILDELKFAHKSNITPQKLISLAKSSIGISSDIWATVIKEDVEMLIFLNSRLDNITKEFIDKIKSSKKDDMEIITSIKGINDITAAHFLAEIKDINRFANKGKLAAYAGIDPAIKQSGSMYSNGRISKKGSRSLRRILYLMASGVMKFNEYFRAYYLKKKEEGMPHRKAMIALCNKLVRVLYAMLTKKEVFHMPKLS; translated from the coding sequence ATGAAAAATGACAAATTTGCTTTCTTTATAGGTGTTGATGTTTCCAAAGATAAGTTTAATTGCGCTATTATTAACAATAAGCTTGAACTTCTCAAAGAAGCTGAATTTCAAATGGACATTGATGGTTTTAACAGCTTCTATGACTTGATTAAAAAGTATGACTCCTCTATCATTGCTCTTGAATCTACTGGCAGCTATCACATTAACCTCTTAGCATCCCTTGTATCCAAAAAGAAAGATGTCTGTCTTATTAATCCAGCTCTCATCAAAAAATTTGCCCAATCCGTTACTCTCAGAAAAACCAAAACCGATAAAATTGATGCTGTTATCATTGCTAAATTTATAGCTAAGAATATTGAACATTTCAATTATTTTGCTCTTCCTGAGTCCAATGATATTATCGCACTTGCCAGGATGAGAGAACATATTACTCAGCAGATTGCAAGAGTTAAGACTCAGCTTAAACAGCATCTTACTGTAGTATTTCCTGAACTTGTGGCAAATGCCAATGTATTTACTCAATCCATTTTGCATATCCTTAAACATATGCCTACAGCTGAAATCATCAGGAATGCTAATGAAGATGATATTCAAAAGATTCTTGATGAATTGAAGTTTGCACATAAGTCAAATATTACCCCTCAGAAGCTCATATCCCTTGCTAAATCCTCCATTGGTATTTCCTCTGATATCTGGGCTACTGTCATCAAAGAAGATGTTGAAATGCTCATATTTCTTAATAGCCGACTTGATAATATTACGAAGGAATTTATTGATAAAATAAAATCTTCCAAAAAAGATGATATGGAGATTATTACTTCTATCAAAGGAATTAATGATATTACCGCTGCCCATTTTCTTGCAGAAATTAAAGATATAAACAGATTTGCCAACAAAGGTAAACTTGCTGCCTATGCCGGGATAGATCCTGCTATTAAACAATCCGGAAGTATGTATAGTAACGGCAGAATAAGTAAAAAAGGATCCCGGTCCCTTAGGCGTATTCTTTATCTTATGGCAAGTGGTGTTATGAAGTTTAATGAGTATTTTAGAGCGTATTATTTGAAAAAGAAGGAGGAAGGTATGCCTCATAGAAAAGCTATGATTGCATTGTGTAACAAACTTGTGCGTGTACTTTATGCCATGCTTACAAAAAAAGAGGTTTTTCATATGCCTAAATTATCTTAA
- the hemL gene encoding glutamate-1-semialdehyde 2,1-aminomutase encodes MNIFEESKKFIPGGVNSPVRAFGSVGGEPVIIKKGEGSKIYDIDGKEYIDYVCSWGPLILGHSDYRVVKKLKEVIENGTSFGAPTELELELAKLVVDYVPSIEMVRMVNSGTEAVMSAIRLARAYTNRKKIIKFEGCYHGHSDSLLVKAGSGALTFNQPSSPGVPEEFAKLTLIADYNDIESVKKLFMENKGEIACVIIEPVAGNMGVVLPKDGFLKELEELCKNEGALLIFDEIITGFRLSKGGAQEYFGINPDLTTLGKIIGGGLPVGAYGGKKEIMEMVSPVGPVYQAGTLSGNPLAMAAGIETLKILGEPGFYDNLRAKANKLWEGFGENLKRLNLKFAFNSIESMACMFFKDGQVESFKDAVQSDTKLFAEFFHKMLDKGVNLAPSQFEAMFVSMAHSDEDLEKTIKIHFETLKEMFG; translated from the coding sequence ATGAATATTTTTGAGGAATCCAAAAAATTTATTCCGGGTGGGGTTAATTCACCTGTTAGAGCATTTGGTTCTGTAGGTGGTGAACCGGTTATTATAAAGAAAGGTGAGGGTTCGAAAATTTATGATATAGATGGTAAAGAATATATTGATTATGTTTGTTCCTGGGGACCTTTAATATTAGGTCACAGTGATTATAGGGTTGTAAAAAAGTTAAAGGAAGTGATTGAGAATGGTACAAGTTTTGGTGCGCCTACGGAGCTGGAATTAGAGCTGGCTAAATTGGTGGTAGATTATGTTCCATCTATAGAGATGGTGAGGATGGTAAATTCAGGTACTGAAGCTGTTATGAGTGCAATCAGACTTGCGAGGGCATATACAAATAGGAAAAAAATCATCAAATTTGAAGGGTGCTATCATGGCCACTCTGATAGTTTGCTTGTGAAAGCAGGTAGTGGAGCATTGACGTTTAACCAGCCGAGCAGTCCTGGTGTCCCTGAGGAATTTGCAAAATTAACATTGATTGCCGATTACAACGATATTGAGTCAGTAAAAAAACTTTTTATGGAAAACAAAGGTGAAATTGCATGCGTTATTATTGAACCGGTTGCAGGTAACATGGGGGTTGTGTTACCAAAAGATGGATTTTTGAAAGAGTTGGAGGAATTGTGTAAAAATGAAGGAGCTCTTTTGATTTTTGATGAAATTATTACAGGTTTTAGATTGTCAAAAGGTGGAGCGCAAGAGTATTTCGGAATTAATCCGGATTTAACCACTCTTGGTAAGATAATTGGAGGCGGGTTACCTGTTGGTGCATACGGTGGTAAAAAAGAGATTATGGAGATGGTTTCACCCGTTGGACCAGTTTATCAAGCAGGAACTCTTAGTGGAAATCCTTTGGCAATGGCTGCTGGAATTGAGACATTAAAGATTTTAGGGGAGCCAGGTTTTTATGATAATTTAAGGGCAAAAGCAAACAAACTTTGGGAAGGCTTTGGCGAAAATTTAAAAAGATTAAATTTAAAGTTTGCTTTCAACAGCATAGAGTCAATGGCATGTATGTTTTTTAAAGATGGTCAGGTTGAATCGTTTAAGGATGCTGTGCAATCTGATACAAAACTCTTTGCAGAATTTTTCCATAAGATGTTAGATAAAGGGGTAAATTTAGCACCCAGTCAATTCGAAGCGATGTTTGTTTCTATGGCGCATAGTGATGAAGATTTAGAGAAGACTATTAAGATACATTTTGAAACTTTGAAAGAAATGTTTGGTTAA
- a CDS encoding P-II family nitrogen regulator, whose product MKLVFIVINKTELLEEVLEYMVEAGITGGTVFDSVGMGKILVYDIPIFAAFKELMIGSKASNKTIITSVEDDRLDEFIEGLDKILHFDEPGTGVLFAIDIYKSKGLPKD is encoded by the coding sequence ATGAAACTTGTTTTTATAGTGATAAATAAAACTGAATTATTAGAAGAGGTCCTTGAATATATGGTAGAAGCTGGTATAACAGGGGGAACCGTATTTGATTCTGTGGGAATGGGAAAAATTCTTGTATACGATATTCCCATTTTTGCAGCATTTAAAGAATTGATGATAGGGAGTAAAGCTTCTAATAAAACAATAATAACTTCTGTAGAAGATGATCGATTAGATGAGTTTATAGAAGGTCTTGACAAAATTTTGCATTTTGATGAACCTGGCACCGGGGTTTTGTTTGCAATAGATATTTATAAAAGTAAAGGATTGCCGAAGGATTAA
- a CDS encoding ATP-binding cassette domain-containing protein produces the protein MKYMLEINNLIKKINGKKILDIDNIFIEKNKIIAVYGLNGSGKTTFFNIVAGVDENFIGSYNLHCEKLGYIVQFVENIVCKRNIFSEINSIVKNISITEEILQKLGIYERKDDSPFNLSDGEKRVMFIKSVLAVSECILADEPFANLDKKSKEMIKKSFKESKENGKTIIYSANRIHDTKIADIVLELKNGKLKKRDN, from the coding sequence ATGAAATATATGCTTGAAATCAATAATCTTATAAAAAAAATAAATGGCAAAAAAATATTGGATATAGATAACATATTTATAGAAAAGAATAAAATAATTGCTGTTTACGGATTGAACGGGTCTGGTAAGACGACATTCTTTAATATAGTTGCTGGTGTTGATGAAAATTTTATCGGAAGTTATAATTTGCATTGTGAAAAACTGGGGTATATAGTTCAGTTTGTAGAAAATATTGTTTGTAAAAGAAATATTTTTTCAGAAATCAACTCTATTGTTAAAAATATTAGTATAACGGAAGAAATTTTGCAGAAATTAGGAATTTATGAAAGAAAAGATGATTCTCCATTTAATTTGAGTGATGGGGAAAAGAGGGTTATGTTTATTAAATCTGTTTTGGCTGTTTCCGAATGTATTTTGGCTGATGAACCTTTTGCAAATCTCGATAAAAAAAGTAAGGAAATGATAAAAAAATCTTTTAAAGAATCAAAAGAAAATGGTAAAACAATTATTTATAGTGCAAATAGAATTCATGATACTAAAATTGCAGATATAGTGTTGGAGTTGAAGAATGGAAAACTTAAAAAAAGAGATAATTAA
- a CDS encoding class II aldolase/adducin family protein codes for MENLKKEIIKFGKKVVGEGLCTSFFGNISVRTNNKILITATGTMLDELDDSKIIVCDLNEDKCENASSELIVHKNIYLKNDNIKAILHTHSFYSVLMASLEEELSFDEYEFGEIIGEIKIVEGKSGSMKLAENIGKVVTSTNIVVVRNHGVFGWGNNLAECFIRVSALEFYSKMKFYKKLISQL; via the coding sequence ATGGAAAACTTAAAAAAAGAGATAATTAAATTCGGGAAAAAAGTGGTGGGGGAAGGGTTGTGTACATCATTTTTTGGAAACATATCCGTTAGAACTAATAATAAAATCCTTATTACCGCAACAGGGACAATGCTTGACGAACTCGATGATAGTAAAATAATAGTTTGTGATTTGAATGAAGATAAATGTGAGAATGCATCATCGGAATTAATTGTTCATAAAAATATTTATTTGAAAAATGATAATATTAAAGCCATATTGCATACACACTCTTTCTATTCTGTATTGATGGCATCGCTTGAGGAAGAGTTGTCTTTTGATGAATATGAATTTGGTGAAATTATAGGAGAAATTAAAATTGTTGAGGGAAAAAGTGGTAGCATGAAATTGGCAGAAAATATAGGCAAGGTAGTTACATCTACTAATATAGTTGTTGTGAGAAACCATGGTGTATTTGGTTGGGGAAATAATTTGGCGGAATGTTTTATTCGGGTTTCAGCTCTGGAATTTTATTCTAAAATGAAATTTTATAAGAAATTAATTAGTCAACTATAA
- a CDS encoding sugar phosphate isomerase/epimerase family protein, whose product MATKWGIKLYLARIPFKVIEKYTRYILENDVNVELTLEFDDIDKEINVKNLKKNIKTVHLPFFDIHLGSKNRYVRDLSFQILLKSIEAVKYLEVENVVMHHNYIPYHYAFMEDEFVDRFCGELLNILKETNPSFTISLENVFEETPEVIYKILKNMDDKRVGICFDFGHFNLFSKVSVEYWVEKLKDYIYEYHIHNNFGVRDDHNSVDKGSFDFKKVFKLFVPKFLVFENNNIDDFERSVKIVKKVVEESYEYF is encoded by the coding sequence GTGGCAACTAAGTGGGGTATTAAATTGTATTTAGCTAGAATACCTTTTAAAGTAATTGAGAAATATACAAGGTATATTCTGGAAAATGATGTAAATGTTGAGCTAACACTTGAATTTGATGATATTGATAAAGAAATTAATGTGAAAAATTTAAAAAAGAATATAAAGACGGTACATTTACCGTTTTTTGATATTCATTTAGGTAGTAAAAACAGATATGTCAGGGATCTATCATTTCAAATTTTGCTTAAAAGTATTGAAGCAGTAAAATATTTGGAAGTAGAAAATGTTGTAATGCATCATAACTATATTCCATATCATTATGCTTTCATGGAAGATGAATTTGTTGATAGGTTTTGTGGAGAGCTATTAAATATTTTGAAAGAGACGAACCCTAGTTTTACCATTTCACTGGAAAATGTTTTTGAAGAAACCCCTGAAGTGATTTATAAGATTTTGAAAAATATGGATGATAAGAGGGTGGGGATTTGCTTTGATTTTGGGCATTTTAATCTTTTTTCAAAGGTTTCTGTGGAATATTGGGTAGAAAAGTTGAAAGATTATATTTATGAATATCATATTCATAACAATTTTGGTGTTAGGGATGATCATAATAGTGTGGATAAGGGAAGCTTTGATTTTAAAAAGGTTTTCAAACTTTTTGTTCCTAAGTTTTTAGTGTTTGAAAATAATAATATTGATGATTTTGAAAGGTCTGTTAAAATAGTTAAAAAAGTAGTGGAGGAGAGTTATGAATATTTTTGA
- a CDS encoding ABC transporter ATP-binding protein, whose product MKSPLFLFLNNLTFSYKNKRIFSNFNFQAEFDNILLVKGDVGSGKSTLLKLIYGYYQPESGKVSLSCENNKTILKKYFIHSNSSFNFVTGFIKDEMNLLGVVDVQMNLDLDLSKHISEYSGGELKKIAVNMALALDSNVIIMDEPFEMLDDNEVIKVKDAILDAVSKYSDKFFIIATHEDLLDEYADEILYLK is encoded by the coding sequence GTGAAAAGCCCTCTTTTTTTATTTCTAAATAATCTAACTTTTTCCTACAAAAACAAAAGAATTTTTTCTAATTTTAATTTCCAGGCTGAATTTGATAATATTCTATTAGTTAAAGGGGATGTTGGTAGTGGTAAAAGTACTTTATTAAAATTAATCTACGGATATTATCAACCTGAATCTGGAAAAGTATCTTTAAGTTGTGAAAATAACAAAACAATTCTAAAAAAATATTTTATCCACTCCAATTCATCCTTCAATTTTGTTACTGGATTTATTAAAGATGAAATGAATCTTTTGGGCGTAGTTGATGTGCAAATGAATTTGGATTTGGATTTATCAAAGCATATCAGCGAATATTCTGGTGGTGAGTTAAAAAAGATAGCTGTAAACATGGCATTAGCGTTGGATTCTAATGTAATTATAATGGATGAGCCTTTTGAAATGCTTGATGATAATGAAGTTATAAAAGTGAAAGATGCTATTTTGGATGCAGTGAGTAAATATTCCGATAAATTTTTTATAATTGCAACTCATGAAGATTTGTTGGATGAATATGCGGATGAAATTTTGTATTTGAAATGA